The genomic DNA GTTTTAAGCCTGTTAAAGTATTAAATAATGTACTTTTCCCGGTATTCGGGTTACCAGCTAAAGCAATGCGATGTTTGCTCATCTGAAATCATCTCCTATTAATACCCCGAAAATAAGGGAACTTTCTTCCTTGCGTAGCGCAATAGTTGTGTTGCTTACTTGATAAGCGACCGGATCTCCAAGTGGACTGCGTTGTAATACTTTAATCGTTGCGCC from Bacillus basilensis includes the following:
- a CDS encoding FeoA family protein translates to MVSANTKPLSEFKTGEFVQIEKIQLEGTMKRRLLDLGFIPGATIKVLQRSPLGDPVAYQVSNTTIALRKEESSLIFGVLIGDDFR